The Pseudofrankia inefficax genome window below encodes:
- a CDS encoding SDR family NAD(P)-dependent oxidoreductase, producing MAHREGRLEGRLEGKVAIVTGAGIGQGRAAALRLAREGALVVAADVSGAEQDTAAESDKITPLRADVTSAPDVANLVAESVERFGRLDVLCNVVGVAGLAQAAIPDIDPDDFDKLMSINLKSVFLGMKYAIPAMVASGGGSVINWSSVGAIVSSPHTGAYGASKAGILAMTRSAAREWGTAKVRVNALCPGFIYPTGMTLMGEERFPELVAKAASKSALDRPGHPDEVAAVAAFLASDDASYVTGSTIVVDGGWTAGG from the coding sequence GTGGCACATCGTGAGGGCCGTCTTGAGGGTCGACTTGAGGGCAAGGTCGCGATCGTCACGGGAGCGGGCATAGGACAGGGCCGGGCCGCCGCCCTGCGGCTCGCCCGCGAGGGCGCGCTCGTCGTGGCGGCCGATGTCAGTGGCGCCGAGCAGGACACCGCCGCCGAAAGCGACAAGATCACCCCGTTGCGCGCCGACGTCACCAGCGCGCCCGACGTGGCGAACCTGGTGGCGGAGTCGGTCGAGCGGTTCGGCCGCCTGGACGTGCTGTGCAACGTGGTCGGCGTGGCCGGACTCGCGCAGGCCGCGATCCCCGACATCGACCCCGATGATTTCGACAAGCTGATGTCAATCAACCTGAAAAGCGTCTTCCTCGGCATGAAGTACGCGATCCCGGCCATGGTCGCCAGCGGTGGCGGGTCGGTCATCAACTGGTCTTCGGTCGGCGCGATCGTTTCCTCTCCCCATACGGGTGCCTACGGCGCCTCCAAAGCGGGAATTCTCGCCATGACGCGGTCCGCGGCCCGCGAGTGGGGCACCGCGAAGGTCCGGGTCAACGCGCTGTGCCCCGGCTTCATCTACCCGACCGGAATGACACTGATGGGCGAGGAGCGTTTCCCGGAGCTGGTGGCGAAGGCGGCGTCGAAGTCAGCCCTCGACCGGCCGGGCCATCCGGACGAGGTCGCCGCGGTCGCGGCATTCCTCGCCTCCGACGATGCCTCGTACGTAACCGGATCCACCATCGTCGTCGACGGCGGCTGGACCGCCGGCGGCTGA
- a CDS encoding MaoC/PaaZ C-terminal domain-containing protein produces MAYNVYFEDVEVGQEIPAFQRRTDFMNWNRFAAVNEEFYYIHMDDEAGKAAGQGAAFGMGNLRWAYVLNALRAWIGDEAEVRELTLQFRAVNHKNDVLTTVGVVAEKKQENGENLVTLDVNVVNQDGVGTSPGRAVVLLPSRVDAVS; encoded by the coding sequence ATGGCGTACAACGTCTACTTCGAGGACGTCGAGGTCGGCCAGGAGATCCCGGCCTTCCAGCGCAGGACGGACTTCATGAACTGGAACCGGTTCGCGGCCGTCAACGAGGAGTTCTACTACATCCACATGGATGACGAGGCGGGAAAGGCTGCCGGGCAGGGCGCTGCTTTCGGTATGGGTAATCTGCGGTGGGCCTACGTGCTCAATGCGCTGCGAGCCTGGATAGGTGACGAGGCGGAAGTCCGTGAGCTCACTCTGCAGTTCCGCGCCGTCAACCACAAGAACGACGTCCTCACCACAGTCGGCGTCGTGGCCGAAAAGAAACAGGAGAACGGGGAGAACCTGGTGACCCTCGACGTCAACGTGGTCAACCAGGACGGAGTGGGGACCTCTCCCGGCCGAGCGGTCGTCTTGCTGCCCAGTCGGGTAGATGCAGTATCTTGA
- a CDS encoding ABC transporter substrate-binding protein — MSCAVALTACASADAGAGGRQSCAATPGVTAGAVNAGLLYSDSGPAGTSLPAFRAGIDARFGLANANGGVNGRKITYTWRDDQGETGTNRTQAEDLVANGGILGLIEGPNATDAGSADYLAKLHLPVVGMGSDSVWLTHDNMSSWLFVNTTPSTVFGQYVHAQGGTRAAMVDLAGDQGSQGSVQQLAVSLNKAGVATPLNVEIAPGTASYAAIANRIKDAHVDTLAGVVLPDSLASLAPALRAIGVDLKVALLPLGYDQALLQKLGPAMAGATIYMASRPFEDKTQAQQVFLTAMSDYAPEVQVPTQESALWGWLAADLFLDGVQAAGQCPSRESLATGLNSLRSFDGGGLLPAPVDISKARTLPTCYAFVKVSADGKRFEPVPVADPCGKPIQ; from the coding sequence GTGAGCTGCGCGGTCGCGCTGACCGCCTGCGCCTCGGCCGACGCGGGCGCGGGCGGACGGCAGTCCTGCGCCGCCACACCAGGCGTCACCGCGGGAGCGGTCAACGCGGGCCTCTTGTACTCCGACTCGGGACCGGCCGGAACGAGTCTGCCCGCATTCCGCGCGGGTATCGACGCGCGGTTCGGACTGGCCAACGCGAACGGCGGCGTCAACGGCCGAAAGATCACATACACGTGGCGCGACGACCAGGGCGAAACGGGGACAAACCGCACCCAGGCCGAAGATCTCGTCGCCAATGGCGGCATTCTCGGGCTTATCGAAGGCCCTAACGCCACGGATGCCGGTTCAGCCGACTACCTTGCGAAGCTGCACCTGCCCGTCGTCGGGATGGGCAGTGACTCGGTCTGGCTCACCCACGACAACATGTCCTCCTGGCTCTTCGTGAACACCACGCCGTCGACCGTCTTCGGCCAGTACGTCCACGCCCAGGGCGGTACTCGTGCCGCGATGGTGGACCTCGCGGGAGACCAGGGCAGCCAGGGCTCCGTCCAGCAACTCGCCGTCAGTCTCAACAAGGCGGGTGTCGCCACCCCGCTCAACGTCGAGATCGCTCCCGGGACCGCCAGCTACGCGGCGATCGCGAACCGCATCAAGGACGCGCACGTCGACACGCTCGCCGGTGTCGTCCTCCCGGACTCGCTCGCGAGCCTGGCGCCCGCGCTGCGCGCCATAGGCGTCGATCTCAAGGTCGCGCTGCTCCCGCTGGGCTACGACCAGGCGCTGCTGCAGAAGCTCGGCCCAGCGATGGCCGGCGCCACCATCTACATGGCGTCACGCCCCTTCGAGGACAAGACCCAGGCGCAGCAGGTCTTCCTCACCGCCATGTCGGACTACGCGCCCGAGGTCCAGGTCCCGACCCAGGAATCCGCCCTGTGGGGCTGGCTGGCCGCCGACCTGTTCCTCGACGGCGTCCAGGCCGCGGGGCAGTGCCCGAGCCGTGAGTCGCTGGCGACGGGCCTGAACAGCCTGCGCAGCTTCGACGGCGGCGGCCTGCTCCCCGCCCCCGTGGACATCTCGAAGGCCCGCACGCTGCCCACCTGCTATGCCTTCGTCAAGGTCAGCGCGGACGGCAAGCGGTTCGAGCCGGTCCCGGTCGCCGACCCCTGCGGCAAACCGATCCAATAA
- a CDS encoding nitroreductase family deazaflavin-dependent oxidoreductase: MGRFSLPQERPGGLDSPATARVIKYMAKAQVRVFALTNGRVGSSWRVGAGFRRPVPTLLLEHVGRTSGRRFTTPLLYLDDAPNLVVVASQGGLPKNPQWYANLLAHPDTLVHLRKQRGRPVHARVATPDERASLWPRLVELYADFAKYAAWTEREIPVVILEPRDGT, from the coding sequence ATGGGACGGTTCTCTCTGCCGCAGGAGCGACCTGGCGGCCTCGACTCCCCCGCGACCGCGCGAGTCATCAAGTACATGGCGAAGGCCCAGGTGCGGGTCTTCGCTCTGACGAACGGGCGCGTGGGCAGCAGCTGGCGGGTGGGGGCCGGTTTCAGAAGACCGGTGCCGACTTTGCTGCTGGAGCACGTCGGCCGCACATCAGGGCGACGGTTCACCACACCGTTGCTCTACCTGGACGACGCCCCCAACCTCGTCGTGGTCGCCTCCCAGGGCGGCCTGCCGAAGAACCCGCAGTGGTACGCCAACCTGCTTGCCCACCCCGACACCCTGGTGCACCTGCGCAAGCAGCGCGGGCGGCCCGTGCACGCCCGCGTCGCCACCCCCGACGAGCGGGCGTCGTTGTGGCCCCGTCTCGTCGAGCTCTACGCCGACTTCGCGAAGTACGCCGCGTGGACCGAACGCGAGATTCCCGTCGTCATCCTGGAACCGCGGGACGGCACGTGA